A genomic stretch from Methylophilus medardicus includes:
- a CDS encoding cysteine desulfurase family protein, whose amino-acid sequence MTAHSVFFDHNSTTALKPQVLEAMLPWLTAPTGNPTSRHVFGRNAREALELARKQIAECVGVQASQVIFTAGGTEANNFAIKGIASNLSPGQLLVSAIEHPCVARPAQSLAWQGWQVNQMKVNSDGVIDLAQAEQAFQTRPGLASVMLANNETGAIQPVSTLAALARAHGTLLHSDAVQAFGKIEVDMQALGVHAMTLSSHKIGGPIGVGALIIDKRVDIAPLLHGGGQERGLRSGTENVAGIVGFARAAQLAMQSLSSRSTLVQGLRQQLEAGLHKLGATIFAAKAVRLSNTSFFAIPNIEGETLVTALDKAGFAVASGSACASDSTEPSQVLLAMGVAPDLARGAVRVSLSDSNTSDEITQFVAALQQQVQRLKGLSAVAA is encoded by the coding sequence ATGACCGCCCACAGCGTTTTTTTTGATCACAACAGTACTACCGCTTTAAAGCCGCAGGTACTGGAGGCGATGCTGCCTTGGTTGACCGCACCTACCGGCAACCCGACCAGCCGCCATGTGTTTGGCCGCAATGCGCGCGAGGCATTGGAGCTGGCCAGAAAACAAATCGCTGAATGCGTCGGCGTGCAAGCGTCACAAGTGATATTTACCGCTGGCGGCACCGAAGCAAATAACTTTGCGATAAAAGGCATTGCCAGCAACTTAAGTCCAGGTCAGCTGTTAGTCAGTGCCATCGAGCATCCCTGCGTTGCGCGCCCGGCACAGTCATTGGCGTGGCAGGGTTGGCAAGTGAACCAGATGAAGGTCAACAGTGATGGCGTGATTGATCTCGCGCAAGCAGAACAAGCGTTTCAAACCCGACCCGGCTTGGCCTCAGTCATGCTGGCGAACAATGAAACCGGCGCCATTCAACCAGTGAGCACCTTAGCCGCGCTAGCGAGAGCACATGGCACGCTGTTGCATAGCGATGCAGTCCAAGCATTTGGCAAAATTGAGGTCGACATGCAAGCACTCGGTGTACATGCGATGACCCTTTCAAGCCACAAAATTGGTGGCCCGATTGGGGTGGGTGCATTGATTATAGATAAGCGTGTAGACATTGCGCCTTTGTTGCACGGCGGTGGCCAAGAACGCGGCCTACGCAGTGGCACTGAAAATGTTGCCGGCATCGTCGGCTTCGCTCGTGCCGCACAGCTGGCCATGCAGAGCCTAAGCAGTCGTAGCACTTTAGTGCAAGGCCTGCGCCAACAGCTAGAGGCAGGGTTACACAAACTGGGGGCAACCATTTTTGCAGCAAAAGCAGTGCGTTTAAGCAATACCAGTTTTTTTGCAATACCAAATATCGAAGGTGAAACATTGGTCACAGCGCTGGATAAAGCCGGCTTTGCGGTCGCTAGCGGCTCGGCCTGCGCGAGTGACAGCACTGAGCCCAGTCAGGTGTTACTGGCGATGGGCGTGGCGCCAGACCTAGCGCGTGGTGCGGTACGTGTCAGTTTGAGCGACAGCAATACCAGTGATGAAATCACACAGTTTGTGGCAGCGTTGCAACAACAAGTGCAACGTCTGAAGGGATTAAGTGCCGTAGCGGCATAA
- the cysE gene encoding serine O-acetyltransferase, which translates to MFKHLKEDISIVFDRDPAARTHFEILTTYPGVHALILHRLSHYLWGHRFYWLGRALSHFARFMTGIEIHPGATIGRRVFIDHGMGVVIGETAIIGDDCTLYHGVTLGGTSWNKGKRHPTLESGVVIGAGAKVLGPITIGKNAKIGSNAVVVKDVPDGATAVGIPARILEEEKAKQRQDAAQKMGFNAYAVGNDENDPMIKAINGLLDHAHQQEAELATLKAQLAKLSDAETDSNVGEAFAKKPE; encoded by the coding sequence ATGTTTAAACACCTCAAAGAAGATATTTCGATTGTGTTTGACCGCGACCCGGCCGCACGTACCCATTTCGAAATTCTAACCACCTACCCCGGTGTGCATGCCCTGATTCTGCATCGATTGAGTCATTATTTATGGGGCCATCGTTTCTACTGGTTAGGTCGCGCACTCTCGCATTTTGCTCGCTTCATGACCGGTATTGAAATTCATCCGGGGGCCACTATTGGCCGCCGCGTATTTATTGACCACGGCATGGGGGTGGTGATTGGTGAAACCGCCATTATTGGTGATGACTGTACGTTGTATCATGGCGTCACCTTGGGCGGCACCAGCTGGAATAAAGGCAAACGCCATCCCACCCTAGAATCTGGCGTGGTCATCGGTGCCGGCGCCAAAGTGCTTGGACCAATAACCATCGGCAAAAACGCCAAAATTGGCTCAAATGCGGTAGTGGTCAAAGATGTGCCAGACGGTGCAACGGCGGTGGGTATTCCAGCGCGCATTCTTGAAGAAGAAAAAGCCAAGCAACGTCAAGACGCAGCACAAAAAATGGGCTTTAATGCCTATGCTGTCGGCAACGATGAAAACGATCCGATGATCAAGGCCATTAATGGCCTCTTAGATCATGCGCATCAACAAGAGGCTGAACTCGCAACACTCAAAGCACAACTAGCCAAGCTTAGCGATGCTGAAACAGATAGCAACGTCGGCGAGGCCTTTGCCAAAAAGCCAGAATAA
- a CDS encoding Rrf2 family transcriptional regulator — MRLTTKGRFAVTAMLDIALYEADKPVTLAGISERQSISLSYLEQLFSRLRKQGLVSSVRGPGGGYRIAKAHQDISVSDIITAVDEQIDATQCGGSENCHDDGRCMTHELWASLNGKILDYLSGVSLGDMVEMQRKKGAGTVVFAPRKCGSEATVAA, encoded by the coding sequence ATGCGATTAACCACCAAGGGCCGTTTTGCTGTCACCGCAATGCTAGATATTGCGCTTTACGAAGCGGACAAGCCTGTCACGTTGGCCGGTATCAGCGAGCGCCAAAGCATTTCGCTTTCTTACCTCGAACAATTGTTCAGCCGTCTACGCAAGCAGGGCTTGGTGTCCAGTGTGCGTGGTCCCGGTGGCGGTTATCGAATTGCCAAAGCGCACCAAGACATTTCAGTTTCTGACATTATCACGGCAGTCGATGAACAAATTGATGCCACCCAATGCGGTGGCAGTGAAAATTGCCATGATGACGGTCGTTGCATGACGCACGAACTGTGGGCATCACTCAATGGCAAAATTCTTGATTACTTGTCAGGGGTCAGTTTGGGCGACATGGTTGAGATGCAGCGCAAAAAAGGCGCAGGCACGGTGGTCTTCGCCCCTAGAAAATGTGGCTCTGAAGCAACGGTTGCCGCTTAA
- a CDS encoding PEP-CTERM sorting domain-containing protein (PEP-CTERM proteins occur, often in large numbers, in the proteomes of bacteria that also encode an exosortase, a predicted intramembrane cysteine proteinase. The presence of a PEP-CTERM domain at a protein's C-terminus predicts cleavage within the sorting domain, followed by covalent anchoring to some some component of the (usually Gram-negative) cell surface. Many PEP-CTERM proteins exhibit an unusual sequence composition that includes large numbers of potential glycosylation sites. Expression of one such protein has been shown restore the ability of a bacterium to form floc, a type of biofilm.) — protein MLISSLAKTLVGTALLLSVSFAQAATYTFVGEWSVHAPEAPDWLDPAYEATNGPLAYTAQEAAALIFGGSASDYVISTVDNNPLNVNFSAWYAVLGYQGTVFAQDYSNKFDGQYYGPLDAFNSGNPNNAASAYVRDYFVAGSNYAFRVTPVPEPENMGLLLAGVAVVGLVRRRKHAV, from the coding sequence ATGTTGATTTCATCGTTGGCAAAAACCCTGGTGGGCACTGCTTTGCTTTTGAGCGTTTCTTTTGCGCAGGCCGCAACCTACACCTTTGTCGGTGAGTGGTCAGTGCACGCTCCAGAGGCCCCAGATTGGCTTGACCCAGCGTATGAAGCCACCAATGGTCCACTCGCTTATACTGCACAAGAAGCGGCAGCATTAATTTTTGGTGGTTCAGCATCAGACTATGTCATCAGCACTGTTGATAATAATCCCTTGAACGTCAATTTCAGCGCTTGGTATGCAGTGTTAGGTTATCAAGGCACAGTGTTTGCGCAAGATTACAGTAATAAATTCGATGGTCAGTATTACGGGCCGTTGGATGCATTTAATTCCGGAAACCCTAACAACGCTGCTTCTGCGTATGTTAGAGATTATTTTGTAGCAGGCAGTAACTATGCCTTCCGCGTAACGCCAGTGCCTGAACCAGAAAATATGGGATTACTGCTGGCAGGGGTTGCGGTTGTGGGGTTAGTTCGCAGAAGAAAACACGCAGTCTGA
- a CDS encoding RNA methyltransferase, translated as MSPSLESPLFANIRIVLCQTSHPGNIGSTARAMKTMGLNRLYLVRPKHFPSSEATSLSVNAADLLETAVVTETLEQALADCQFVIGVSGKERSLSQQVMTVREAAQEVKSVAMHSEIALVFGTEMSGLTNDEADRCHVLATIPANPEYTSLNLAQAVQIMCYEIRMALTTGTLHYQEKAVDLATQEDLERFYEHMREVLEHIGYINPRAPKKLFERLRRLYGRSRLEKEEVNLLRGILTLTMQPKKHDKY; from the coding sequence ATGTCACCCTCCCTTGAATCTCCCCTTTTTGCAAATATCCGCATCGTATTGTGCCAAACCAGCCATCCCGGCAACATTGGCTCCACTGCGCGTGCCATGAAAACCATGGGCCTGAACCGACTATATTTGGTCAGACCAAAACATTTTCCGAGCAGTGAGGCCACATCACTTTCCGTCAATGCCGCCGACCTGCTGGAAACCGCAGTGGTGACTGAAACCTTAGAGCAAGCCCTTGCCGACTGCCAGTTTGTCATTGGCGTCAGTGGCAAAGAACGCTCGCTGTCGCAGCAGGTGATGACGGTGAGAGAAGCCGCACAAGAAGTGAAGTCTGTTGCCATGCACAGCGAAATCGCATTGGTGTTTGGCACTGAAATGAGCGGATTAACCAATGACGAAGCAGATCGTTGCCATGTGCTGGCAACGATTCCCGCCAACCCCGAATACACTTCATTAAATTTGGCCCAAGCGGTGCAGATCATGTGCTACGAAATACGCATGGCGCTCACCACTGGCACATTGCATTACCAAGAAAAAGCGGTCGATCTCGCCACGCAAGAAGACTTAGAGCGTTTTTACGAACATATGCGTGAGGTGTTAGAACACATCGGCTACATTAATCCGCGCGCGCCCAAAAAGCTGTTTGAACGCCTGCGCCGTTTGTATGGCCGTAGCCGCTTAGAAAAAGAAGAAGTGAATTTGTTACGCGGTATTTTGACGCTGACGATGCAGCCGAAAAAACACGATAAATATTAA
- a CDS encoding Lrp/AsnC family transcriptional regulator encodes MKLDRFDKAILTILQTDGHISNQELAEHIGLSAAPCLRRVKALEQAGLITGYQALVDAKKLGLSLMALIGISMDQHTPERFANFEREITNIAEVLECLLITGQQSDYLLKVVVKDMDDYQHLLLHKITKIAGVTGVHTSFVLRNVVARAKVPVN; translated from the coding sequence ATGAAACTAGACCGCTTCGATAAAGCCATTTTAACCATCTTGCAAACCGATGGTCACATCAGCAATCAAGAGCTCGCTGAGCACATTGGACTCTCCGCCGCGCCCTGCTTGCGGCGCGTCAAAGCTTTAGAACAAGCAGGCCTCATTACCGGCTATCAAGCGCTGGTGGACGCCAAAAAGCTGGGCTTGAGTCTGATGGCACTGATTGGCATTTCAATGGATCAACATACCCCAGAGCGCTTTGCCAACTTTGAGCGCGAGATTACCAACATTGCAGAAGTGCTCGAGTGTTTACTGATTACCGGACAGCAATCGGACTATTTGCTTAAAGTAGTGGTGAAAGATATGGATGACTACCAGCACTTATTGCTGCATAAAATCACCAAAATTGCGGGGGTCACGGGGGTGCATACCAGCTTTGTCTTAAGAAACGTGGTTGCACGAGCCAAGGTGCCAGTCAACTGA
- the mutS gene encoding DNA mismatch repair protein MutS: protein MSFENHTPMMRQYLALKAQYPDMLLFYRMGDFYELFFEDAEKASRLLGITLTRRGASNGEPIKMAGLPYHAAEGYLAKLAKMGEAVAICEQVGDPATSKGPVAREVTRILTPGTLTDAALLDETRDNTLLCVAKGEGIFGLAWLNLASGEFVLSEIAPGHLPQELERIHPAELVIAEDHSNEVLAQWRCAKKRLAPWQFDLDTAQRSLTQQFNTHDLGGFGCGEMPAAITAAGALLEYVKHTQRTALPHIAGLRVEQSSHYLQLDAATRRNLEIDTTIRGEPSPTLYALLNTTQTAMGARLLRHWLHHPLRHQQTIQQRHLAVADLLQQFLETPLQQALHPIGDIERMTTRVAMKTARPRDLSGLRDSLLQLPALVASVPAAQSALLQGLLAALEAPSAALQLLVQAIQAEPSAVLREGGVIAAAYDAELDELRAIQTDHGDFLLQFEAAEKARTGLTNLKVEYNSVHGFYIEISRLQAESAPPEYRRRQTLKNVERFITPELKAFEDKVLSANERALAREKILYEQVLVAMSPHITHLQKIATAVATLDVLACFTERARALDYVQPQFRADIGLEILHGRHPVVESIAQPYVANDVVLNPYRQLLLITGPNMGGKSTFMRQTALIVLLAYCGSFVPAQRAVIGEVDRIFTRIGASDDLAGGRSTFMVEMTETANILNNASASSLVLLDEIGRGTSTFDGLSLAWAVAKQLLEKNKALTLFATHYFELTRIVDEAKHAANVHLDAVEHGQGIVFLHKVEEGAATMSYGIQVAQLAGIPKAVVQLAKRKLQQLENQTLTATPQNDLFASNITPEEPPMHPLVAALDRIHPDDLTPKQALELLYTLKKQL from the coding sequence ATGTCTTTCGAAAACCATACCCCCATGATGCGCCAGTATTTGGCGCTAAAAGCACAGTATCCCGATATGCTGCTGTTTTATCGCATGGGCGACTTTTACGAGCTATTTTTTGAAGATGCCGAAAAAGCGTCACGATTGTTAGGGATTACGCTCACGCGCAGAGGGGCAAGTAATGGCGAGCCGATCAAGATGGCCGGCTTGCCTTATCACGCGGCGGAAGGGTATTTGGCCAAGTTGGCCAAAATGGGCGAGGCGGTGGCTATTTGTGAGCAAGTGGGCGATCCGGCTACTTCGAAAGGCCCAGTCGCGCGCGAGGTCACGCGAATTTTGACGCCAGGCACCCTGACGGATGCTGCCTTGCTAGATGAAACCCGCGATAACACGTTATTGTGCGTGGCCAAAGGGGAGGGCATCTTCGGGCTGGCTTGGCTAAATCTAGCCTCAGGCGAGTTTGTATTGAGTGAGATCGCGCCCGGACACTTGCCGCAAGAGTTGGAGCGGATTCATCCCGCTGAACTGGTGATCGCTGAAGATCACAGCAATGAGGTGCTGGCGCAATGGCGATGCGCGAAAAAACGCTTAGCGCCCTGGCAATTTGATTTGGATACCGCACAACGTAGCCTGACACAACAGTTTAATACGCACGATCTGGGTGGTTTTGGTTGTGGCGAAATGCCGGCGGCCATCACGGCGGCAGGCGCATTGCTCGAATATGTTAAACACACGCAGCGCACGGCATTACCGCATATTGCGGGTCTGCGCGTCGAGCAAAGCAGTCATTATCTGCAACTGGATGCAGCAACGCGTCGCAATCTGGAGATCGATACCACCATCCGTGGTGAGCCTAGCCCGACTCTTTACGCCCTGTTAAATACCACGCAAACGGCCATGGGCGCTCGTTTGTTGCGGCATTGGTTGCATCATCCTTTGCGGCATCAGCAGACCATACAACAGCGCCATCTGGCGGTGGCAGACTTGTTGCAGCAGTTTTTGGAGACTCCGCTACAACAAGCGCTGCACCCGATTGGTGACATTGAACGCATGACGACGCGCGTGGCCATGAAAACCGCCAGACCGCGGGATTTATCGGGCTTGCGTGACAGTTTATTGCAGTTGCCAGCATTGGTCGCCAGTGTGCCCGCCGCGCAATCTGCATTGCTGCAAGGCCTGCTGGCCGCGTTAGAGGCGCCCTCGGCGGCACTGCAGTTATTAGTACAGGCGATTCAAGCAGAACCCTCGGCGGTGCTGCGCGAGGGTGGGGTGATTGCAGCTGCTTACGACGCTGAGCTAGATGAGCTTCGCGCGATACAAACGGATCACGGTGATTTTTTGCTGCAGTTTGAGGCGGCTGAAAAAGCGCGTACGGGTTTGACTAACCTGAAAGTCGAATACAATAGCGTGCATGGTTTTTATATTGAAATCAGTCGCTTACAAGCAGAGAGTGCACCGCCAGAATATCGGCGCCGTCAAACATTAAAAAATGTCGAGCGCTTTATTACCCCCGAACTTAAGGCGTTTGAAGACAAGGTACTGAGTGCCAATGAGCGCGCATTAGCACGTGAAAAAATTCTGTATGAGCAAGTGTTGGTGGCCATGTCGCCCCATATTACGCATTTGCAAAAGATTGCAACCGCCGTAGCCACCCTCGATGTGCTGGCCTGTTTTACTGAGCGCGCCCGCGCCTTGGATTATGTACAGCCGCAGTTTCGTGCCGACATCGGTCTTGAAATTCTGCATGGCCGCCATCCGGTTGTCGAGAGTATTGCGCAGCCGTATGTGGCCAACGATGTAGTGCTGAATCCTTATCGCCAGTTATTGTTAATCACTGGCCCCAATATGGGCGGTAAGTCGACGTTTATGCGACAGACCGCACTGATTGTGTTGTTGGCGTATTGCGGGAGCTTTGTGCCAGCACAGCGTGCCGTGATCGGTGAGGTGGATCGCATTTTTACCCGTATTGGTGCTTCCGATGACCTGGCTGGCGGACGCTCTACCTTCATGGTTGAGATGACCGAAACTGCAAATATCCTCAACAATGCAAGCGCCAGCAGCCTGGTATTGCTAGACGAAATCGGGCGCGGCACCAGCACCTTTGATGGGTTAAGTTTGGCTTGGGCGGTGGCGAAACAACTGCTCGAAAAAAACAAGGCGCTGACACTGTTTGCCACCCACTATTTTGAACTGACGCGTATTGTCGATGAGGCCAAACATGCAGCCAATGTCCATCTGGATGCTGTTGAGCATGGCCAAGGCATTGTGTTTCTGCATAAAGTAGAGGAGGGCGCTGCCACCATGAGTTACGGCATTCAGGTCGCGCAGTTGGCGGGTATCCCAAAAGCAGTAGTGCAACTGGCCAAACGTAAACTGCAACAGCTAGAGAACCAGACGCTGACAGCCACGCCACAAAATGATTTATTTGCTAGTAATATAACGCCAGAGGAACCCCCGATGCATCCACTGGTCGCAGCGTTGGACCGTATCCATCCCGATGACCTAACGCCCAAGCAGGCCTTAGAGCTTCTTTATACTTTGAAAAAACAACTGTGA
- a CDS encoding thioredoxin family protein yields the protein MAVVTLTKENFKQTIESNAFVVVDFWAPWCDPCVAFTPTFEAAAAKNPDIVFGMVNTETDPEISEYFEVKQIPGLLVIRERAGIHAQVGEIGAPALDEIIKWAREFDLTAVREYYKVEDAKQ from the coding sequence ATGGCGGTTGTAACATTGACCAAAGAAAATTTTAAACAAACCATTGAAAGCAATGCTTTCGTGGTGGTGGATTTTTGGGCACCTTGGTGTGACCCCTGTGTGGCTTTTACCCCCACATTCGAAGCCGCGGCAGCAAAAAATCCTGATATTGTGTTCGGCATGGTGAATACCGAAACCGATCCTGAGATTTCGGAGTACTTTGAAGTCAAACAAATTCCTGGTTTATTAGTGATTCGCGAGCGCGCAGGCATTCACGCACAAGTGGGTGAAATTGGCGCGCCAGCCTTAGATGAGATCATTAAATGGGCACGTGAATTTGATTTGACCGCCGTGCGCGAGTATTACAAAGTGGAAGATGCCAAGCAGTAA
- a CDS encoding IscS subfamily cysteine desulfurase — MSERKPIYLDYSATTPVDPRVAQKMIPYLTEDFGNPASRSHPYGWTAEHAVEEAREEVARLVNADPREIVWTSGATESNNLAIKGAAHFYAESKGKHIITLATEHKAVLDAVRELEREGFEATYLQPEPDGLLSLEKFKAAIRPDTVLASIMMVNNEIGVIQDMTALGDVCRANNVIFHVDAAQATGKVIIDLETLPVDLMSFSAHKTYGPKGIGALYVRRKPRIRIEAQMHGGGHERGMRSGTLATHQIAGMGEAFRIAREEMASENERIRMLRDRLLNGLMQIEETYVNGDLDHRVPHNLNVSFNYVEGESLIMAIKDIAVSSGSACTSASLEPSYVLRALGRSDELAHSSIRFSIGRFTTEADVDYTIDLLKSKIDKLRELSPLWEMFKDGVDLSKVEWAEH; from the coding sequence ATGTCTGAAAGAAAGCCAATTTATCTGGATTACTCTGCGACCACGCCGGTAGACCCACGTGTTGCGCAAAAAATGATTCCTTACCTGACCGAAGATTTTGGCAACCCTGCTTCGCGTAGCCATCCCTATGGTTGGACGGCTGAGCACGCGGTAGAAGAAGCACGTGAAGAAGTCGCAAGATTGGTCAATGCCGACCCGCGTGAAATCGTTTGGACGTCAGGCGCCACCGAATCGAACAACTTGGCCATTAAAGGGGCTGCACACTTTTATGCCGAGAGCAAAGGCAAGCACATCATCACGCTGGCCACCGAGCACAAAGCCGTTTTGGATGCAGTACGTGAATTAGAGCGAGAAGGCTTTGAGGCCACTTATTTGCAACCAGAGCCTGATGGCCTGCTGAGTCTTGAAAAGTTCAAGGCTGCGATTCGGCCCGACACTGTGCTGGCCTCAATCATGATGGTCAATAACGAGATCGGTGTCATCCAAGACATGACCGCATTAGGCGACGTGTGCCGCGCGAACAATGTGATTTTTCACGTTGACGCCGCACAAGCCACCGGTAAAGTGATCATCGACCTTGAAACGCTGCCCGTCGATTTGATGAGTTTTTCTGCACACAAAACTTATGGCCCCAAAGGCATCGGTGCATTGTATGTCCGTCGCAAACCGCGTATCCGTATTGAAGCACAAATGCACGGCGGTGGTCATGAGCGTGGTATGCGTTCAGGCACGTTAGCGACACACCAAATTGCCGGCATGGGCGAGGCTTTCCGCATCGCACGTGAAGAAATGGCCAGCGAAAATGAGCGGATCCGCATGTTGCGCGATCGTTTACTCAATGGCTTGATGCAAATTGAAGAAACCTATGTCAATGGTGATCTTGATCATCGCGTTCCGCACAACCTTAACGTCAGTTTTAACTATGTTGAGGGCGAATCGCTGATCATGGCAATTAAAGATATCGCGGTCTCCTCAGGCTCTGCCTGTACTTCTGCAAGCCTGGAGCCAAGCTATGTGTTACGCGCGTTAGGACGCTCTGACGAACTGGCGCACAGCTCGATTCGCTTTAGCATCGGCCGTTTTACTACCGAAGCTGATGTAGATTACACCATTGATTTATTAAAGAGCAAAATTGATAAATTACGTGAACTATCACCATTATGGGAAATGTTCAAAGATGGCGTCGACTTGTCCAAAGTAGAATGGGCAGAACACTAG
- a CDS encoding nitroreductase family protein, producing the protein MQKPATTEQAIHELIANRWSGRAYDATKPLSKAQVVSLLEAARWAPSCFGDQPWRYVVCHKSENLPAWQAAYDCLVPGNQTWAVDAPLLLLICADSLFSHNEKPNKWAAYDTGAATENLCLQATALGLMAHQMGGFDADKARETFKVPARYQILAMVTVGYQLDEAALSGEVKERELAARSRKPLEALFFDGQWPAA; encoded by the coding sequence ATGCAAAAACCAGCCACCACCGAGCAAGCCATCCATGAACTGATCGCCAACCGCTGGAGCGGTCGTGCTTATGACGCAACCAAACCTTTGAGCAAAGCGCAAGTCGTGAGTTTGCTTGAAGCTGCCCGATGGGCGCCTTCGTGTTTTGGCGACCAGCCCTGGCGCTATGTTGTGTGTCACAAATCTGAAAATCTGCCCGCCTGGCAAGCGGCCTATGATTGCTTGGTACCGGGCAATCAAACTTGGGCGGTCGATGCACCACTATTATTGTTAATTTGTGCAGACAGCCTGTTCAGTCATAACGAAAAACCAAACAAATGGGCCGCTTATGATACGGGCGCTGCCACCGAAAACCTCTGTCTGCAAGCCACCGCATTAGGCTTAATGGCGCATCAGATGGGTGGCTTTGACGCGGATAAAGCCAGAGAGACTTTTAAAGTGCCAGCCCGTTATCAAATTTTGGCCATGGTCACCGTTGGTTATCAGTTAGACGAGGCTGCACTTTCAGGCGAAGTGAAAGAGCGGGAGTTGGCAGCGCGCAGCCGCAAGCCACTCGAAGCACTGTTTTTTGATGGCCAATGGCCGGCAGCCTAA
- the iscU gene encoding Fe-S cluster assembly scaffold IscU — MAYSDKVLDHYENPRNVGSLDKSDPNVGTGMVGAPACGDVMKLQIKVNDAGVIEDAKFKTYGCGSAIASSSLVTEWLKGKTLDQAQEIKNAAIAEELALPPVKIHCSVLAEDAIKSAIADLKSKQGH; from the coding sequence ATGGCTTACTCAGATAAAGTATTAGACCACTATGAAAACCCACGTAATGTCGGTTCTTTGGACAAAAGCGATCCAAATGTAGGCACCGGCATGGTCGGCGCGCCAGCCTGTGGCGATGTCATGAAATTGCAAATCAAGGTGAATGATGCGGGTGTGATTGAAGACGCCAAATTTAAAACCTATGGTTGTGGTTCTGCTATTGCCTCCAGCTCACTGGTCACCGAATGGTTAAAAGGGAAAACCCTGGACCAGGCGCAAGAAATCAAAAACGCGGCCATTGCGGAAGAGCTCGCATTACCGCCAGTTAAAATTCACTGTTCAGTTCTGGCTGAAGACGCGATCAAATCTGCGATTGCTGACTTGAAATCCAAACAAGGTCACTAA
- a CDS encoding inositol monophosphatase family protein: MHPILNVAIRAAREAGKIINRAALDIGALKIEQKDTNDFVSEVDRNAEQAIINVLKEAYPKHGFYGEESGKTNADAESIWIIDPLDGTTNFLHNFPAYCISIALQEKGVLTQAVIYDPVRNDLFTATRGSGAFLNNRRIRVTQRAKLQEALLSTGFPFKDFSYLETYINIFRDMAKKTAGLRRPGSAALDLAYVAAGFTDGFFEINLSPWDIAAGALIVQEAGGIVGDFEGNESWLRTGNIVAANPKVFGQMLQVIAPHLTERIKTPTLGM, translated from the coding sequence ATGCATCCTATTCTCAATGTCGCCATTCGCGCTGCGCGCGAAGCAGGCAAAATCATCAACCGTGCCGCCCTGGACATCGGTGCCTTAAAAATCGAGCAAAAGGACACCAACGATTTTGTCAGCGAAGTTGACCGCAATGCCGAACAAGCCATCATTAATGTGTTAAAAGAGGCCTACCCTAAACATGGGTTTTACGGTGAGGAAAGCGGAAAAACCAATGCCGATGCAGAAAGTATCTGGATTATTGACCCGCTTGATGGCACGACTAACTTTCTGCACAACTTTCCGGCATATTGCATTTCAATCGCCTTGCAAGAAAAAGGCGTGCTGACGCAAGCCGTCATTTACGATCCAGTCCGTAACGATTTATTTACCGCCACCCGCGGCAGTGGTGCGTTTCTGAATAACCGCCGCATTCGGGTGACGCAACGGGCCAAGCTGCAAGAAGCGCTGTTGTCCACCGGCTTTCCGTTTAAAGATTTTAGTTATCTGGAAACTTATATCAATATCTTTCGGGATATGGCGAAAAAAACTGCTGGTTTGCGTCGCCCTGGATCCGCTGCGCTCGATCTGGCTTATGTCGCAGCCGGTTTTACCGACGGATTTTTTGAAATCAACCTCTCACCATGGGATATCGCTGCAGGTGCTTTAATTGTGCAAGAAGCCGGCGGGATTGTCGGTGACTTTGAGGGCAATGAAAGCTGGTTGCGTACTGGCAATATTGTGGCAGCGAACCCGAAAGTGTTCGGACAAATGCTACAGGTGATTGCGCCGCATTTGACTGAGCGGATCAAGACGCCAACCTTGGGCATGTAA